The nucleotide sequence GCCTACAACGATACCCCAGGAAACAAACTGTCATGGTCAGGGTGCTTTCCCCAACAGCCAGGAATGCATGGAAAACAGGCAGGCTTCCCCAACTCCTGGCTCTGTGCTGACTCAGCAGGAGGGCTGTCACAGGAGCCCAGGGCTCCTCAACCATGCCAGGGCCTGCCTCCCACTGGGGCATGCAGCCCTGGACTTCCGCACACGGGGACACTCAGGAAACAGGGGAGGGAGCAAATGAAGACTTATTCAGATCACCCTTTCTGGTTCCAGAGTTTTGGCACTTAACTGCATTTCTGTATTCTTTCCTTAAGTTTTGCCTCGAGGTTTCATCTTGTCAAGATGGTTCTAAGTTACTCACAGGCATCTATCTATCAGAATCCTGTGTACACTGCTACTGCTTAACAGGTACCTCAAGATAAATTACACACAGTAAAGAAACAGAATCACATACTTGTCTGCTGCTTAATCAGTCCATGAAATATGCTTCAAAATTATCAATTTTCAGTGTACATCCTGatctgatttaaaagaaaaatttcggAACACACGACACCATTTAAGttctcctaattttaaaatttcatggcCATcatattcctattttaaaaatacaataaaaaatggagACAGAGTCAATGGTATAGATGACAGAATTCCCGGCTATGTATGTGTTACACTACCACACGCGTGCCTGCACACTGGTTTCTGGGGATATGAGCACATGGCTTCTGTCCTTTCCAGAACTGCTGAGAAACAGGTCTTGGTCCAATCAGACTAGCACTCCCAGTAAATCCTAGGACTATACGGTATAACAACGTCCCTGGTTAACGCCAGTATCAGTTCTCATTGAGCGCAGATGTCAGACATACATCATCTCAGGCCACCCTCATAACCACCCTGAGATGGGAATTGTTATTAtctccatgttacagatgaggagactttGAGCTCAGAGAGCTGATATAACTTGCCCCAAACATGCTCTGGCCCCAGCACTCCTAAGGCCAGTTGGTTTGGTGACCGGGTGGGATACCATGGGTATGGAACTTGGATTACGGAAGCAAATAACAGACCCAACTTGAAGATAGGTGGCAATTTGTTTAAAAGTGAAATCTTAACAAGAAAATGATGAGAACTTTAAGGGACAAATACCATGTAACTCTTTCACCAACTCCCTCAAATATTTCCTGAGGGCCTACTAGCTGTCAGGCGCTGTCCCTGGGGAGGGAAGCACTGGGAAAAGGGCTGTAGAAAGGCTCTAGAGTTCTTGCTGACTCTCACCTTCTGGTGTCACAGGAAGGGGAGGAAGCCTAGAGCCTGAGACGACAAAGAGGGATGAGAAATACCATGTGGGCCACCGGGGTCAAcacaaagcaaaagaacaaagaaaaatgcagaggGTCACCTGACTTTCTGATAAACTCGTCTGATTTTAAATCAAGTCATCCATAGAACAAAAAAGACAGAGGGAGAGGACCCTGCTAAGCTGTGAAGTGCTCCAAGACAGGAGACCCGTGCAAGCCTGCTGCTCACCTGGGCTCTCTTGGCTCCACTTCATGCAGCTGGGGAAACTTGCCCTGCTGCTGTTGTCCTTAAAGCTGTCTCTGCAGCCGTGGCAGGCCAGTGCTCCCCAAGGGGTGCTCAGAGAATTAAGTCCCACGTTATATCAGAGTCACCAAATTGCAGCCCATGGGTCAAGTCCTCAGACACCAGTCTTTACAactaaagttttactggaacacagccatggcCACTCGAATATGGCTACTTTCTTGCTGAAATGGCAGCCTTAAGTAGTTGTAACAAGAGACCTTATGGCTCACAAAGCCACACACGtgctctctggccctttacagagaaACTCTGCGGACCCATAAATAGGCTAAAAAGAGTTCTAGGGTCAAACAGGATTGAAAGTGGTCCAACTGCAGCCCCTCGCTCACAGTGCCCCATCAGCACACCAAGGCTCTGGGAAAGTCAGCAGTCAGATTCCTCAGCTACAACCAATCGCATCTGAGCACAAACCCTTTGTTGAGAAACACCTCTTAGCATGCCCTCTAGTTTCTTGGAATACATGTGAAGAGCTGATTTGAGTGAGGTAAAGAGGGGTGCCCTCACCAATGGGACCCCAAAAACTAAACTGACAAGCTTTTGCAATCTTCAGAAACTCACAATAAGGTACATTTCATCTTAACTAAAGTAAGACACACTTTGGCAAaatcattttcctgttttcaaatACATCAAGTAAAAACACAAGCAATTATGGACCCCCCAAGTAATCACATACTTTGTCACACAATTACAATGCACAACTTAGAAGCTGTGAAGACACAGGCTACTAATCTAAGCATCAACTTCCAACTGCAGGACTCAGTCTCTTTGTAAGTTATGTTCAATTCCGTTTACAGAATCAAATCTGAATGTTCAGCCAGGAGCCACTTTCCATCTTCTGAAGGCCCTCTAAGGTGCCCTGCACATGACTTGTCCTTGCCTACCTTCATCCCTGAGGACCTCTGAATGGGGTCACCGCTGTCACCCCTCTGTTATTCAAAAGTGAAGCACGGTCATGAAACGTCCTAGCCCTAAAGGTCTCTATGACAACTTTTATTCCTATTTAGACAGAACTCACTGATGGGGTAACATAACTGTTTCTCATTCTCCCTGAGGTAAACAGGAACATGAGCCCACACACTTCACGCTGAGGATAACACCAGAACCAGAGGGAAAAGGGGGAGCCCCTAACCCAGAGAAAGAATACACTCCTGGCTGCCCCCACCACAGGTGGTTACAAACCTACCCCCTAGTGACCTCATTTCGGTGGGAGAGGGCCGCTACTGAAACTTACCAAGCATGGGAGGTTCCTGGGTCCTCAGTTCAAGTAAGTGCATTGTTACAGATAGAGActtagaaaacaaatacacagaACCATTGACTTTAACAATCTAGGTTGGATCTGGTTTTGACCCTGTATCACCTCTCAAGTCCAGTTCCTCACCTAGAAAATAGCAGTAACAGCATCTTCCCTTCCTCACAGGACGCTGTAAGGAACAAACTGAGGTGATATGGAGAAAAGCACTCTgatacataatacatacataccAGACATACATAACAGATCATTTGGTTGACAACTGTATTCGCCATCgctttctttaaataagcttccCTATTGCATTTAAAAGGATTCACGTCATAAAATGTAATCAAAACTGCTTAGAGCCACTTATACAGCACAGGATGAAATATAGCTATGTTCAATCTTCAGgatgtagtttttcttttcctttttcccccagagacagggtctctgtcacccaggtcagagtgcagtggcatgatcacagctcactgcagcctcaacttcctgggctcaagcgatcctcctgccacagcctcctgaatagctgggattacaggattgtactattacacccaactaatttaaatttcttttgtagagatagtgtctcactatgttgcccaggctggtctccaactcctggccttaagcaatcctcctgtctcagtctccctacgcattgggattatagacatgagctaccacCCTGGTCTGCAATTTCAAAAACTTTAGAAACAGTCTGTTGTGTGCAAATTTTGCAATAAAGCTGAccaaaaaaaccctagaaaacaaaaagcaaaacaaaaataaagtctacTGCTTGCCTGGATATTTGTCTTATACTGTTAAATCATGAATCTCTGCTGTTGAAAGACACAATACACTATTTTAACTTGGATATATTAAATAAAGAAGTTTCCAAAACACCCAACTAACTATATACTGGAAACATGAAGTCCCCACTTTTTGTAAGGGTGCCAAGTAAAGGAAGACCTCATCTATGAGAAAGTGTTAAGGCTTCAACACAATACAAGAAAATGCTACTTTTACATCTGAGGCCATCCAATTCTGTGCCTCTCCGGGGCTGCTGCTTCAGCAGGGTGAAAGGTactgtttttccttcttcctcttgctACCCTCCTTCGCAGCACATTCCCTATTTCTGCATCACATCTGCGTAAGCTTCCCAGCCTTCAGCGACTTCTGTTTGTCATCAGTGGCAGTGACATTTAATTCACTCCGAGGTGCTGCCTGACCTTAGGGAGTGCTGTTTGCAACATCCATGCCCCCGATGAGCAGCACCCTGGCTGAGCAGCTCCCCAGTGTTGGGGGCACTcttctctcagctcactgctaccctGCACAGAAACATCTAAGTGACACTGGTGGCCCCACAGGCCAGTCTCTACAGACATGCACTGCAGTCTAAGTAGCTCCTGTTTCTCAGGCTGCCAAGGCCTCCTCCTCCTTTCAATCCCTCAGCTCCCAGACAGAGGTCCCCCTCCCTCAAATTTGATCAAATTTGATCTCATGCACAGAGCACAGACCCTGCTCCCCTAGGCCCAATTTTCCCCTGGGAGCCTCAGAGACACATCCCCTCACTAAAATAAGATTGAGTCTCTCAAGAATGTTATTCTCGGGTCTGTCCCACCTAACCAAATGCCTTCAGTCCtttgaatgtatttaatgtaaaAACTCAagccatttatttgtttaatatacaTCCCTAAGATCTCTGTCCATCTCATTACTCAATTTCTTAGACTAGTAGTTACACCAGACAAGGTGTCccttgttttttttagagacagcgtctcactcagtcacccagactggagtgcagcagtgcgatctcggctcactacaacctctgcctcccaagttcaagcgattctcatgcctcagcctcccaagtagctggaattacaggtgcatgtcaccatgcctggctatttttttgtatttttagtacagatggggttttaccatgttggccaggctgctctcgaactcctgacttcaagttgatccaccagcctccccctcccaaagtgctgggattacaggcatgagccatggcatccAGCCCCTTGTTTAATGTGCTTGACAATGATCCCTTCCTTGGTCCTCCACACTAACAGACCCTTTCACAATAGTGTGATGGTGATGAATGTGTAACTCAGGACCCAACTTAAGTATGATGTCGACTTTCTACTTTGGATTAAATCAGAGTCATTTAAAGCTGACTTTTGGTCCCACAAAAGAGCCCCTGTGCCTTACAAGGatcaaaactggaaaggaagagggaaaagcTGGTTAAGTGTGGAAAATCCTTTCTGATCAACTTGTTATTAAGCATCTGATCATCCAATAATGGAAACTACTATGGAAAAAGCTATCCTTCGGGCTCCATCTTGGAAACAGCTGGATGTAAACAGTAGGATAAGCCTTTTTGTTAAGTCTTGTGTTACTAATTGTCCCCCTTTTTAAGACAAAATCTACAACAAATTCATTCAACAATAGCAAAGCTACAAAGCCATCCAGGTTACCAGTTTCAGAAGACAAGCTTCAAAGGTGAACTCGCCTCGTATGACCTACGTCTCACAGAACTGAAGACTACTCAAACACAGCAAGATTAATGAAGCAACTGAGATCTGTTTTGCAGTACAACGGCATTTAAACTATTGTTTCCAAATTTCTCACTTCAGTAAGTTCATTTCATAAGATTAATGTCAAACTCAACTTTTAtcagctaaaaagaaaaacattattagtGATTTTTACATACCATGAGCATCATTTACTCCTCCCCACTGTTTAAGAAATTTTAACTAGATAAGAATCTCCttatgattgatttttaaaaatcgttTTTCACTTCCACATTAATATTAAATGTCTCTTATCATAACTTGATTCCAGGAATTGTATTCAAACTTAAGCCACAAAATTCAAGTTTTGTTTCAACAGCAATAGCAGTTTTTTGAATATGCTAGTGGTCGGTCACAGAACTATTTCCACAAGTTGAACAGCTGTGTCTAGCGCAAATCTGAAGGCAGCAATGTAATTCAATTTGGACTCATTCATTAGAAACTGATTTTCAGATGCTGCCACTGCAAGACTACTGGAGAAATGCAAGCTGCGCTGGAGACGGAATTGTTCGCAGCGGCACAGAAGTTTCTGCTGCAAAGGAGAGAGCTCTAAAAGAGGAAATACAACTAGTTCATGTTACCATGAACCAGCGCAGTAGGACCCAGAATTACTGAATGAATAGGAAACTAAATACTTCTCTTAAGCAGCAATGATTACTTAAGAAAGTTTCCAGGGAAGCTGTTAAatgagaggaaacaaacaaaagatgatTTATTCAGTATCCTGctacatttttttgaaaaattggaaTTCCTACATGCCTTAACATAATTTTTTGTACATCTACACTGTGAAAGCAACACAAACTCAAATGGAGATGGCAGCCCAAATGAACTTAAATCTGCTGTTTAACTTTCTTTTGAAGTTACACATGGAAATGAAACACACCACAGCAACTTTAATGACATCTTGCTAACGAAGTTTGGATTTTGAAAAATGGAATGACTAGTtcactaaaaacaacaacaacaacaacaaaaaaaaaaacaaagagttttGAAAATAAGCACTAAGCATCTTTCCAAGGAACTCACTCATTCCAAGAAACTTCGGTTCTAACTCGCAAGCTGGCGGCTGCTGTGAGTATCCTCTGACTGCAGCCTGATCAAGGTGTCGCCAATCCAGAAAATACACTGCGCTACCTTTGGCCACGATCTTGCTTTCTCTAAGCATCAAAGGTACCCTCCGCTGTCATTCCTCTGGACGGCCACGCGTGTGGACACGGCCGCGGATGGATGCGTAGGACATTACCAAACAAACCCACACACTGCACTTTACTTCTTCCCTCCTGGAGTGCCACTCGGGTCCCCGCGAGGAGGGCTGATCGGGTGCGGGGAGGCCGAGCGCACCGGGCGTGTGCTGCCCAACTCGGGCCCAGTGACAGTCCTGCGACGAACTTCCACCCTCCGGCGCGGGGCGAAGGGAACGGGCTGCGGGGCCTGCTCCGGGCTCCCGGCTCGGTAGGTATCCGCGACCACCACCCCCGGACACTCTCTTTCAGGTGGGGGTGACAGCGCGCCCCGGGCCCCCGCCGCCCCGGACCCCTCCTCACCTGTGCTGTCATTCGCCGAGAAGCCGGGCGAGCTGAGTTTGGCTCGTTTGGGGTTGGGCGGTCCGTCCAGCAAGTTCTCGGCCATTTTCACCTGCTCGCGAAAACAGCCCCGGGAGCGGACGGCCGGGCCGGCGAAGGCCCGGACGGGGGTCGGGGGCCCTGCCGGCTGCGAGGGAGAGCAGCGAGCGCGGCCGCGAGCGGGCGGGCGGGCGCCGAAGGAGAGGGAGGGCGCAGGCCGGGTGGGGGAGGCGGCGGCCAAATCTCAGCCACAGCAACAGCGCCCCGCAGCGCTCACCGCCCGcccccggccgccgccgccgccgccgccgccggccgcGGCCCCCTCATCCCCTGCCCGCCTCCCGAGCGCGACACTCCGCGGCGGGGGCGCCCCGGCGGCCCGGCCGCCCCCCCGGGCCCGGCTGGCAGCGACGGCGCCCGGCCGGGCGGCTCAGGCAGTCCCCGGGAACATggtgccgccgccgccgccgcctcgctCCCCCCCCGCGCCCCACTTAATGAATTCGCTCGCGGCCCGACGACGAGGGGGCTCCGGGCTCCGCTCCCcgcccgcggcccgccgccgccgccgccgtgaGGAAAAACAATGCGCCGAGCGgggtcgccgccgccgccgcggcccccccaccccccgttccgccgccgccgccgccgccgccgctgccgccgccgccgccgccgggctCCGGGAGGCCGAGCCGAGAGGCGAGCGGGGCCGCCGGGGCGGGCGCCGAGGGCCGGGCGGAGCGGGCCGGCCGGGCGGAGCGGGGTGCGCGGGCGGTTGTGGGGCCCGGGACCGGCGGGGCCGAGTAGATCGCGCTCGAAGCCCCGGTCGGGTCCGCGACAAGATGGCGGCTGTTGattcctcaattaaaaaaaaaagaaagttttttttcttctctttccagaGCCTGaacggggagggggtgggggcggggcacGCCGGTGCGTCACCCCCCCCGCGGCGTCACCACGCAcggcccccgccccgccccctccacCTGCGCCGGCCGTGGCGGAAAGAGCCGAGCGTGCTCGGGCCGAAGGGCCGAAGGCCCGAAGGCGCGGCCGCGAAGCGCAGGGCGGCGGGCTGCAGGGCGCGGGCCAGGCCTGCGGGGCGCCCGGGCTCCGGGCTGAGCCTCGGCTTTTGTTCTGATGGCGACGAGGCGGCGAGGGCCGGGGCTCCGGGCCCCAGCGGGCTCCGGGAGCAGCGGCCTGGCCACGGGCTGGGCTCTCCGGCGCGGATTCGACGCCAGCCCGGGCCCGCCCGTCCGGCTGGGGCGGCGCTGCGTGTTCCCAGCTCCTCGCGTCCCTGCCCGATACCCTCCTCGGTGGCGTCGGGCGGGGACGATCGGGGCGACCCCAGCCCAAGCCGCACCACTAGCCTTCGCCGCCGGCCAGGGAAGTGGAATGGCCCTGCAGGTTACAAACCGCCTTCAAGTCTGCCGACGAGGTGGgcggatggggaaactgaggcaggaggggggAGAACAACTTCTCCAAAGTCGTCGAGGCAGCAAGTGGCAGGGCCGGGATTCGGGTCCCGCCCCACCTGGTGACACTAGGGAGTAAGGGGGCCTCACGCCTGTCCCAGCCCGAGGCGGTGGGGCCGACACCCTCACCTTGGAGAGTGGGGTGGCGAGCGCCGGCCTGGGTGGAGAAGGGCCCGCGCATCGGGGCTTAAGCCTGGACGCCCAGGCCGCACTCCCCGCCCCAGGCAACTCGCTTGGCGCCTCGCAGGTGCCCCAGACAGGGTTGCGGGCCTGGGGAGTCCCCCACGCGAGACCACAGCCCGCGGGACACTTCCACGAACACCCGAGGTGCTCCCATCCAAGTTAGTTATCTGCCCCTCCAAACTAGCCCGGCTTCCTCATAAAGGTATCAGCAGCTCCACTGTTTCCTAAGCCAGAAACCCTGAGTCAGCGCAGACTCCTCCCTCTCACCCACCACGCGCCCCTCTACCCACGGTCTTTACCTGGGAGACGGCTCTTCCCGCACTGTCCGGGTGGCTATGGTGGCAGCTGCTCACTTAACTGTTCTTTGCTTGCCACGTTTCTCCCCACCCAGCACCAAAGTTAACGTCcggagaagagagggaaaaaaatctgtttaaaacaACTCCCTGGCTAGGCGtcgtggcagatcacctgaggtcaggagttcaagaccagctaggcgtcgtggcagatcacctgaggtcaggagttcaagaccagcctggccaacttggtgaaaccccgtctctactaaaaatacaaaaattagctgggcgtggtggcgtgggcttgtaatcccagctactcaggaggctgagatcggagaatcccttgaacccgggaggccggtAAGCCgggatctcgccattgcactccatcctgggcgacgagtgaaactctatctcaaaaacaaaacgaaacagaACTCCCTGACACcgaaaaagaaaacactgcatATGtagtctttcttttaaaaagaacatgtggccgggcgcgatggctcaagcctgtaatcccagcactttgggaggccaagacgggcggatcacgaggtcaggagatcgagaccatcctggctaacacggtgaaaccccgtctctactaaaaaatacaaaaaactagccgggcgaggtggcgggcgcctgtagtcccagctactcgggaggctgaggcaggagaatggcctgaacccagggaggcggagcttgcagtgagttgagatccggccactgcactccagcctgggtgacagagtgagactccgtctcaaaataaataaataaataaataaaataaaaagaacatgtaTGAATTCTCTTAAAAACATAGGTATATGTACATATGGTGACTGTCCTTGAGTGTCAAGATTGAGCGaactttctgcttttctctgtttaTCTGTACTGCTCAAAACCTTGCACCGCGACACCGCTCTTGAATCTGTCTCTTCCACTTTACATGGCTCacttcaccatcatcatcctaTACCCACTTGGCCAGTAGGCAATTCTCAtcattcaggcttttttttttttttttttcaaatgctgttCCCTGTGCTAAGAGCACATGCCTAGCGAATTCTAACTCATCCTCCAGGACCCAGTTCAAATGTCACCtactccaggaagccctcctaaCCCACTTCTCGGCTCCCATATCACTTCTGGGCTCTGTGAGAGAACACATAACACATCTTGCCCCATCTTCCTGCCCTCCACTGCCCCTGAATTAGTTCATGTTTTTACTTATGCATCAAATAGCTCTTGAAAATCCCAAGGGCATTGAGACTGTGCTAATCCCCTTGGCCAAACATAAAGAGGTCCCCGTATATTCAAGGAGTTAAAATAGCATACCCTGGAAACCATAAATGGATGCATTCAAGAAGTCAATTGGCACAGGAAAGGCAAGAAGTTTATCAGTGGCACAGGGCAGGCCACACCGTATATCTGAATGTCCATCTCACCAAGGGTCTGTGAGCTGCTTGGAGGCAAAGGTGGTGTCTTAGTCACAGAAACAGTGCTCTGCAAGAAGAAGTAGGTTTGTaaaattgaataaatgagtgatgagCTGTGTCAGGTGCCCTGAGTCCTAGAGGCCTTCAGGTCACTGAAGAGGGTGGGCCCCAGCCTGAGGTGGCTCCAGGCCACTCCTCAAAGGGGACAAGGTGTCCAGCCACCTAGAGGCCTTAGGGCCTGCTTTGGGGCAGTGGGGCATGCAGCCCCCCAGGGTTCCCTTGGTAAGTGGCTTACACAGAAGTGTGCGCAGGAGCTTCAGCCATTGCCTGACaggtttccattttacagaggaaagcAAGGGAACCCAGTTGCAAGGACTCAGAAGTAAATGACCTGGACATGGCAAGGCTGGGCCTGGAACCCAGGTCCTCACTCTCCAAAGCCCCTAGTCTTCCTGTCTCTCCATGCTCCACCCTCAAAATATACCTGCTCTGCAGTTCGTTTTCCTGTCTCATTGTTCTCTCCTGTTTCGATTTCTTCTCCCTTCAGTCTGACTCAAAGAACCCTGAGCTCAGACACTGATGGGAGAATAGCAAGGAGGGAAGCATGGCTCTTGCCTGCACTCACTTAGCTGGGGATCACCACTGACAAGTGAGTGCCTTGGGGATACCAGACCGCTCTGCCATGCCTCCCATGGATAGCACCTCCTGCAATCCTGGAAGGAAAACttgtcctcatttcacagatgaggaaataaggCCCAAAGGAGGACAAGTCATCCAGCCACTAAGGGGCTTCACTCCGGTGCACACCTAAGGCTTCCTGCTGTTTCCACAAACCTCACTCTCTCCAGTCTCAGAGACCACATTAAAAAACAACGAAGGGACTGGGcacgatggttcacgcctgtaatcccaacactttaggaggccgaggtggaaggatctctagagcccaggagtttgagaccagcctgggcaacagtgagaacttcatctctacaacaaaatgttaaaaaaattaactgggccgggcgcggtggctcaagcctgtaatcccagcactttgggaggccgagacgggcggatcacgaggtcaggagatcaagaccatcctggctaacacggtgaaaccctgtctctactaaaaatacaaaaaactagccgggcgaggtggcggcgcctgtagtcccagctactcgggaggctgagacaggagaatggcgtaaacccgggaggcggagcttgcagtgagctaagatccggccactgcactccagcccgggcaacagagccagactccgtctcaaaaaaaaaaaaaaaaaaattaactgggcgtggtggcgtgcacctgtagtcccagctgcctgggaggccaaggcaatagGATCACCGGAgctcagaaagttgaggctgcagtgagttatgatcaaaccactgcactccagtctgggcaacagtgagatacggtctaaaaaataaaaataaagagaaagaaatggaattgtTGGCCAGGaccggtggctcatgcatgtaatcctagcactttgggaggctgttggtggatcacctgaggtcaggagttcaagatcagcctggccaatatggtgaaaccctatctctactaaaaatacaaataaatggctgggcatggtggcgggcgactgtcatcccagctacttgggaggctgaggcaggagaattgctcgaacccggtaggcggaggttgcagcgagccaagatcgcgctctagcctaggcaacaagagtgaaacttcatctcaaaaaaagaaaaaaagaaaaagaaatggaattgttGCAATTTGATATTGATTGTCCCTTTCTAGGCTTAAATAGATTAAAAGATAACATCAGGTTTGGACTTTGCCTTCAAGCGATGCAGAACAGCATTGGggagaaaaacacaaacacaacacacatTGAAAAGATAAGCAGAGAATCCAAGTCAGAAGAGCACAAAACCGTAACTGATCCCCCAGGGGTGGAAGTCCGGGGGTTGCGGGGCAGAGGTCTGGGGGAGTAGTCCCAAGAGAGAAGGATTCCAGCCAGTTCCCTGTGGACGGAAGGCAGATTGTGGTCTGGTGGTGTGGAGGGATCCAGACAGAGCTGGGTTTAAGTCCCAAACCTACTGCTTTTTCTTAGCCGTGCTGAAAACAAATACCctagccgggtgcggtagctcacacctgtaatcccagcactttaggaggccgaggcaggcggatcatccgaggtcaggagttcgagaccagcctgaccaacatggagaaaccccgtctctactaaaaatacaaaatcggCGGGGcttggaggtgcatgcctgtaaccccagctacttgggaggctgagacaggagaattgcttgaacccgggaggcagaagttgtggtgagccgaaatagcatcattgcactccagcctgggtaacaggagcaaaactccgtctcaataaaagaaaaaaaaaaaaaaaagaaagaaaaaagaaaaaaaacaaatacctcCTCACCTGCTGAGAGAGTTGAGGTGCGGTGGAGATGAGATGGAGGGTGCATGGAGTCCATGGCACACCAAGGCACCATACAAGGCAGCTGCTATTTGGGGCAGTCGGAAGCAAGTGCTCAAAGGGGAGAggcccctcccctctctctgccttccaCATGGGAGGCCGCACCCGCCTCTCTTGCTGTTGCTTTTTACCATCACCTCCCCTGAATCTTTTCTCCCTCACCTACCCCAGTGCCTCCTTCTCCTCAAACACATTGGCAGTCAGCTCCAGCTTTAGCCCTGATTCCACCCTGTCTCTTCCATCCCCAGCCAAGGAAACTTGAACAAGTTGTCTACAAAGGCTGGGCTCATCTCCTCTTCTCCCATgccct is from Macaca fascicularis isolate 582-1 chromosome 20, T2T-MFA8v1.1 and encodes:
- the LOC123570499 gene encoding uncharacterized protein, encoding MVPPPPPPRSPPAPHLMNSLAARRRGGSGLRSPPAARRRRRREEKQCAERGRRRRRGPPTPRSAAAAAAAAAAAAAAGLREAEPRGERGRRGGRRGPGGAGRPGGAGCAGGCGARDRRGRVDRARSPGRVRDKMAAVDSSIKKKRKFFFFSFQSLNGEGVGAGHAGASPPPRRHHARPPPRPLHLRRPWRKEPSVLGPKGRRPEGAAAKRRAAGCRARARPAGRPGSGLSLGFCSDGDEAARAGAPGPSGLREQRPGHGLGSPARIRRQPGPARPAGAALRVPSSSRPCPIPSSVASGGDDRGDPSPSRTTSLRRRPGKWNGPAGYKPPSSLPTSTKVNVRRREGKKSV